One Nostoc sp. UHCC 0302 DNA window includes the following coding sequences:
- a CDS encoding phytase produces MVTTSSIRFSQFNASLNRNAEGQLVTDLSTPDNQQAKAVAEIIQRTNPDVLLINEFDYDQENPLKPVQLFQQNYLGASQNGATPVDYPYVYIAPSNTGVASGFDLNNDGKVVTTPGVPGYGDDAFGFGNFPGQYGMLLLSKHPIDTANVRTFQNFLWKDMPESLLPSITTPDSATPWYSTAEQNALRLSSKSHWDVPIEVNGETIHILASHPTPPTFDGDEDRNGKRNHDEIRFWADYITPGKGNYIYDDAGKKGGIATGSSFVIVGDQNADPLDGDSYDNAVRQLLQNPGINTNFIPTSGGALQQAALQGGANDSQKGNSYFDTADFADTAPGNLRTDYVLPSTDLNINNSAVFWPLNTDPTFPLVGTFPFPSSDHRLVYADVQVGKTEAGKTIPNVGFLGQAAFPTGFIPAGAAGTVNGVQTPVGGLSGVSYDAANNRYYVISDARSDSNGLARFYTFTADSEVNFTNVTPLKDSDGKFFATNSLDPEDIVLTNNGTVFISSEGEVNPSAGQVTKPFVKEFSLATGQEVRTLTVPTKFLPIVEDTNNNGVVDSADTQISGVRNNLAFESLTITPDQKTLFTATENALFQDGAKASTTDGSRSRILQYNLQTGQPEKEYLYTTDASVTPNPNTGFSDNGLVDLLALDNRGTLLALERSFAEGVGNTIKIYEITLQGATDISFYDSLNNLSAEQLAAITPAQKRLVLNLNDLNLPNGTDNIEGITFGPKLADGRQSIVLVSDNNFNQSQFTQILTLDADIVNTAILTVETRPDLFNDDSLPRDQRADADDPAIYVNASNSADSLVLTVVKNAGLRVYDLSGNLVQEINPGGIHYNNIDLQYGFKLGGQSVDIAVASDRQNDKLAIFKINPNAKADGKYLEEITDSSIGTLFQAPPFSEPYSTSSRSAYGVALYRSPITNDYYAFVNRRETGDVAQFKLIDKGNGKIGAERVREFTIPTTEGREPQTEGMVVDQETGFLYIGQEDVGIWKFQAEPDGSNTGKLVDRVKALGGTHLTEDVEGLTIYYGANGTGYLLASSQGDNTFVAYTREGNNEYLGNFAVGNNGSIDSVQQSDGADVVNVPLGSNFPYGLFVTQDGDNEPAKIVDGENIKSNFKLVPWENIANALPTPLKIDTTSYDPRNPNAIVETAPKVTLKGFASLPADTFAEGPPSGSAIAGDTNGRKVPFAKQPIQGFSGVQIADDNSFWFLSDNGFGQKSNSADFLLRIYHLDPSFRGAEAQGDGSVKVLDFIQLSDPDKKAPFQIINENSSTRLLTGADFDVESLAVAADGTFWIGDEFGPYILHFDATGKLLDTPVATPNITSLNTLTGEAPIVIGHRGASGELPEHTIGSYKRAIERGADFIEPDLVSTKDGVLIARHEPNIIDTTDVADHPEFADRKKTKIIDGVEQTGFFTEDFTLEEIKTLKAIMPKGFPQRPQAFNGLYEIPTFEEIIDLVKQVEAESAVLGSPQEEQLSKTKDTGRKIGIYPETKHPTYFDSIGLSLEEPLLATLEKTGFTDPNRVFIQSFETSNLKELNQKTDIPLIQLLDAYDVKDDGSLIETQPYDLVAKGDSRTYADLRTPQGLQEIATYADGIGPWKRMIVSVKTVDANGDGKPDDLNSDGVINDADKVLTEPTSLVKDAHEAGLLVHPYTFRNEDQYLASDYESNLEAEFKQYINLGVDGYFTDFPGTGDLVRDQLTGQFVRSPQNPDVLKKTEFQTLDGNAPIVIGHRGASGSRPEHTLESYKLAIADGADFIEPDLVATKDGYLVARHENDISGTTDVAKHPEFADRKTTKIIDGNPVTGWFTEDFTLAELKTLNAVERLPALRGTEYDDDGLKIPTLNEIIDLVKQVEAETGRKIGIYPETKHPTYFENLGINLGQKLVDTLVDKQFTDPKRVFIQSFEVSNLKELKQEILPKAGIDLPLVQLFGGATSQPYDFVVSGDFRTYSDLTKPTELASIATYATGIGPDKRLIVPAETVDRNNDGTPDDLNEDGTISDADRVLGTPTTLVKDAHDTGLLVHPYTFRSEDFFLASDYNGDLKKEFEQFINLGVDGYFTDFPGTGDLVRDQFVGEPAVSNLGSSKGFEGLAISPDKKTLYPLLEGTVTGDPAGSLRIYKFDVASEQFQGLQGFYHLEDPNNSIGDFTAVNENEYLVIERDNGQGDTAKFKKIFKVDLSKKDANGFVVKEEIADLLNIQDPNDLNKDGSTKFIFPFQTIEDVLVLDAKTILVANDNNYPFSEGRVRGIDNNEIITLELEKPLNLATPNLTKNDDNIFNIFGVGVKQTLQLSLTGYTSNFVDELGVFTVDDDAGNINGIAPDSPEYAKAALDRAKVIFSGLANAPNGFDTDVTRLLQFTNGEQLRFYLVRNSTTDAVKAGVTPTSDILFSNATNFQAKNLDNNGFSLAWEDGSTNNAADFKDLVVKVQPTNKALPLGLSLQGLPQGELLDLRDVTQQVNAKFVVNRDGGYNNYISFYRVADENGGIDTNGDDKADILVGQAGYAQAAVHERVPGVELTVNNQGTATYTSSFEPGSIFAPLIIINGRPEAILDNNPNNNPAVYFPFLGANPDKVDHINLLGNNTFGFEDLVKGGDKDYNDFIVQVDLSIA; encoded by the coding sequence ATGGTAACTACAAGCTCAATTCGCTTTTCTCAGTTCAATGCTTCCTTAAACCGCAATGCTGAAGGTCAGTTAGTAACCGATTTGTCTACTCCTGATAATCAGCAGGCGAAAGCTGTTGCAGAAATTATTCAGCGCACTAACCCAGATGTATTACTAATTAATGAGTTCGATTACGATCAGGAAAATCCTCTTAAACCAGTCCAACTATTTCAACAAAATTATCTTGGCGCTAGCCAAAATGGTGCAACTCCTGTTGATTACCCTTACGTTTATATTGCTCCTTCCAATACAGGTGTTGCTTCCGGGTTTGATTTAAACAACGACGGCAAAGTAGTTACAACCCCAGGCGTACCAGGATACGGCGATGATGCCTTTGGTTTTGGGAATTTCCCTGGACAATATGGAATGTTGCTGTTGTCCAAGCATCCCATTGATACTGCTAATGTGCGGACATTTCAAAATTTTCTCTGGAAGGATATGCCGGAGTCTTTGCTACCTAGCATTACCACGCCTGATTCCGCAACTCCTTGGTACTCAACAGCAGAACAAAACGCTCTACGCCTCTCCTCTAAAAGTCACTGGGATGTACCCATTGAGGTGAACGGGGAGACAATTCATATCCTCGCCAGTCACCCCACACCTCCGACGTTTGATGGCGATGAAGACCGCAACGGTAAGCGCAACCACGACGAAATTCGCTTTTGGGCCGACTACATTACTCCTGGTAAAGGAAATTATATTTATGATGATGCAGGTAAAAAAGGCGGGATTGCTACTGGGTCAAGTTTTGTAATTGTCGGTGACCAGAATGCAGACCCCTTAGATGGTGACAGTTATGACAATGCTGTTCGGCAACTGTTGCAGAACCCTGGTATCAATACTAATTTTATCCCCACTAGTGGCGGCGCTCTGCAACAGGCAGCTTTGCAGGGTGGTGCAAATGACAGTCAAAAAGGTAATTCTTATTTTGATACCGCAGACTTTGCTGATACGGCTCCCGGAAATTTGCGGACAGACTATGTTTTACCTTCTACTGACTTGAATATTAACAACTCAGCAGTATTTTGGCCGCTCAATACTGACCCGACCTTTCCTTTAGTTGGTACTTTTCCCTTTCCTAGTTCTGACCATCGTCTAGTTTACGCAGATGTGCAGGTGGGGAAAACAGAAGCTGGTAAAACCATTCCTAATGTCGGATTTTTAGGACAGGCAGCCTTCCCGACTGGCTTTATTCCTGCTGGTGCAGCGGGAACAGTAAATGGTGTACAAACTCCTGTGGGTGGATTGTCTGGTGTTAGCTACGATGCTGCGAATAACCGCTACTATGTTATCTCAGATGCTCGTTCTGACAGTAACGGTCTGGCTCGTTTCTACACTTTTACTGCCGACTCTGAGGTTAATTTTACCAACGTTACACCTCTAAAGGATAGCGATGGTAAGTTCTTTGCAACTAACAGCCTTGACCCGGAGGATATTGTTTTAACCAACAATGGGACTGTGTTCATTTCCTCTGAGGGTGAAGTGAATCCAAGTGCAGGTCAGGTTACCAAGCCCTTTGTTAAAGAGTTTTCTCTGGCTACAGGACAAGAGGTGCGAACCTTAACTGTCCCCACTAAATTCCTACCGATAGTTGAAGATACTAATAATAACGGTGTTGTAGATAGCGCTGATACCCAAATATCAGGTGTCCGCAACAACTTAGCCTTTGAAAGCCTTACCATCACACCCGATCAGAAAACCCTGTTCACTGCTACAGAAAACGCTCTATTCCAAGATGGGGCTAAAGCTTCTACCACCGATGGTAGCCGTTCTCGTATTCTCCAGTATAATTTGCAGACTGGACAACCAGAGAAGGAATATTTATACACAACAGATGCATCTGTAACACCGAACCCAAACACAGGCTTTAGTGACAACGGTTTGGTGGATTTACTAGCACTTGACAACCGTGGCACTTTACTGGCTTTGGAACGTTCTTTTGCAGAAGGTGTGGGCAATACGATCAAAATCTATGAAATCACGCTACAAGGTGCAACAGACATTAGTTTCTACGACTCTCTCAATAATCTGAGTGCTGAACAATTAGCAGCAATTACACCTGCTCAAAAGCGTTTGGTATTGAATTTAAATGACCTAAATTTGCCCAACGGCACAGATAACATCGAAGGCATCACTTTCGGCCCGAAACTTGCAGATGGTCGTCAGTCGATTGTGCTGGTAAGTGACAACAACTTCAATCAAAGCCAATTTACCCAAATTCTTACTTTGGATGCAGATATCGTGAATACCGCAATTCTTACAGTAGAAACCCGTCCAGACTTGTTTAATGATGACTCACTACCAAGAGATCAGCGGGCTGATGCTGATGACCCTGCTATTTATGTGAATGCAAGCAATTCTGCTGATAGCTTAGTGCTAACAGTGGTGAAAAATGCCGGACTGCGGGTTTATGATTTGTCTGGAAATTTGGTGCAGGAAATTAATCCGGGTGGCATTCATTATAACAACATCGACTTGCAGTATGGGTTTAAATTGGGTGGTCAATCTGTAGATATTGCCGTAGCTAGCGATCGCCAAAATGATAAACTAGCAATCTTCAAAATTAACCCTAATGCTAAAGCCGATGGTAAATACTTAGAAGAAATTACCGATAGCAGTATTGGCACTCTCTTCCAAGCACCACCTTTTAGTGAGCCATATTCTACATCATCTCGCAGTGCTTACGGCGTTGCCTTGTACCGTAGCCCGATCACGAATGATTACTACGCCTTTGTCAACCGCCGAGAAACCGGAGATGTCGCCCAGTTCAAACTGATAGATAAAGGTAACGGCAAAATAGGTGCTGAACGGGTGCGGGAGTTCACTATTCCCACAACTGAAGGACGCGAACCCCAAACTGAAGGGATGGTAGTAGACCAAGAAACAGGCTTCCTCTACATTGGACAGGAAGATGTCGGTATTTGGAAGTTCCAAGCAGAACCAGATGGTAGCAATACTGGTAAATTAGTTGACCGCGTTAAAGCTCTAGGTGGTACTCACCTCACCGAAGATGTCGAAGGATTGACTATCTACTATGGTGCAAACGGTACAGGCTACCTGCTAGCATCCAGCCAAGGTGATAATACGTTTGTTGCTTACACCCGCGAAGGTAACAACGAATATCTGGGTAACTTTGCTGTAGGTAACAATGGCTCAATTGACAGTGTGCAGCAGTCAGATGGTGCTGATGTAGTTAACGTCCCATTGGGGTCGAATTTCCCTTATGGTTTATTTGTTACTCAAGATGGTGATAACGAACCTGCGAAAATCGTCGATGGTGAAAATATCAAATCTAACTTTAAGTTAGTGCCTTGGGAAAATATTGCCAATGCCTTACCAACTCCGCTGAAGATTGACACCACCAGTTACGATCCTCGCAATCCCAACGCCATAGTTGAAACTGCCCCCAAGGTAACACTCAAAGGTTTCGCTTCCCTCCCTGCTGATACCTTTGCTGAAGGCCCTCCATCGGGTAGCGCGATCGCAGGTGATACTAACGGGCGGAAAGTTCCATTTGCAAAACAGCCGATTCAAGGGTTTAGTGGTGTTCAAATTGCTGATGATAATTCCTTCTGGTTCCTTTCTGACAACGGTTTTGGTCAAAAGAGCAATAGCGCTGATTTTCTTTTGCGGATTTATCACCTTGACCCCAGTTTCCGAGGTGCAGAAGCTCAAGGTGATGGAAGCGTCAAGGTGTTGGACTTTATCCAATTGTCTGACCCTGACAAAAAAGCTCCTTTCCAGATTATTAATGAAAATAGTAGTACTCGCCTCTTAACTGGTGCAGATTTTGATGTTGAATCTTTAGCAGTTGCCGCAGATGGTACATTCTGGATTGGCGATGAGTTTGGCCCCTATATCCTGCACTTCGATGCTACAGGCAAACTCCTAGATACCCCCGTTGCCACACCCAATATCACCAGTCTCAACACTTTGACAGGCGAAGCGCCAATTGTGATTGGACACCGGGGTGCTAGCGGTGAACTGCCAGAACACACAATAGGATCTTACAAGCGGGCAATTGAACGCGGCGCTGACTTCATTGAACCTGATTTAGTTTCTACCAAAGATGGTGTACTTATTGCGCGTCACGAGCCGAATATAATAGATACCACTGATGTAGCAGATCATCCAGAGTTTGCTGACCGTAAAAAGACCAAAATCATCGACGGAGTTGAGCAAACAGGCTTTTTTACTGAAGACTTTACCTTAGAGGAAATCAAGACGCTAAAAGCGATTATGCCGAAAGGCTTTCCTCAGCGTCCCCAGGCGTTTAACGGTTTGTATGAAATTCCTACCTTTGAAGAAATCATCGATTTAGTTAAACAGGTAGAAGCGGAAAGTGCGGTCTTGGGGTCTCCCCAAGAGGAGCAACTTTCCAAGACAAAGGATACAGGTCGGAAAATCGGCATTTATCCAGAAACGAAGCATCCAACTTACTTTGACTCCATTGGTCTGTCGCTGGAAGAACCCCTGTTAGCCACTTTGGAAAAAACTGGGTTTACTGACCCGAATCGAGTGTTTATCCAGTCTTTTGAAACCAGCAACCTCAAAGAACTAAATCAGAAAACTGATATCCCTCTGATTCAGTTGTTGGATGCTTATGATGTCAAAGACGATGGTTCGCTGATTGAAACTCAGCCTTACGATTTAGTCGCTAAGGGTGATTCTCGGACTTATGCAGACTTAAGGACACCCCAAGGTTTACAAGAAATTGCCACCTATGCTGATGGTATTGGCCCCTGGAAGCGGATGATTGTCTCGGTGAAGACAGTCGATGCAAATGGTGATGGGAAACCAGATGACTTAAATAGTGATGGTGTCATCAATGATGCTGATAAGGTTCTCACAGAACCAACTTCCCTAGTCAAAGATGCTCATGAAGCAGGTTTATTAGTACACCCCTATACCTTCCGTAACGAAGACCAGTATCTAGCATCAGACTACGAAAGTAATTTAGAAGCGGAGTTCAAGCAATATATAAATCTAGGTGTTGATGGTTACTTCACCGATTTTCCGGGAACAGGCGACTTAGTGCGCGACCAATTAACTGGACAGTTTGTGAGGTCGCCGCAAAACCCCGATGTACTTAAAAAGACTGAGTTTCAAACCTTAGATGGTAATGCGCCAATAGTCATCGGTCATCGGGGCGCCAGTGGTTCGCGTCCAGAACACACCTTAGAATCATATAAATTAGCGATCGCAGATGGAGCTGATTTCATTGAACCAGATTTGGTTGCTACTAAAGATGGCTATTTGGTAGCGCGTCACGAAAACGACATTTCTGGAACCACTGATGTTGCCAAACATCCAGAATTTGCAGACCGCAAAACTACCAAAATTATTGATGGTAACCCTGTTACAGGTTGGTTTACTGAAGACTTTACCTTAGCAGAACTCAAAACTCTCAATGCCGTTGAACGTCTACCCGCCTTACGCGGAACGGAATACGACGATGATGGATTGAAAATTCCTACCCTAAATGAAATCATCGATTTGGTGAAACAAGTAGAGGCGGAAACAGGTCGTAAAATTGGCATTTATCCTGAAACCAAGCATCCTACTTACTTTGAAAATCTGGGCATCAACTTGGGTCAGAAGTTGGTTGATACACTAGTTGACAAACAGTTCACAGATCCAAAACGGGTATTCATCCAATCCTTCGAGGTCAGTAATCTCAAGGAACTGAAACAAGAAATATTGCCGAAAGCAGGAATTGATCTGCCACTAGTTCAGCTATTTGGTGGCGCAACCAGCCAACCCTATGATTTTGTTGTCAGTGGTGACTTTCGTACTTACAGCGACCTCACCAAACCGACAGAACTGGCTAGTATTGCCACTTATGCCACAGGAATTGGCCCCGACAAACGCTTGATTGTTCCCGCAGAGACAGTAGATCGCAATAATGATGGTACACCGGATGACCTGAATGAAGACGGCACAATCAGCGACGCTGATAGAGTTTTAGGTACTCCGACCACCTTGGTGAAAGATGCCCATGATACAGGCTTATTAGTACATCCCTACACTTTCCGCAGCGAAGACTTTTTCTTAGCATCAGATTACAACGGTGACCTGAAAAAGGAATTTGAACAGTTCATCAATTTAGGCGTTGATGGCTACTTCACAGACTTCCCCGGTACAGGCGACCTCGTGCGTGATCAATTTGTCGGTGAGCCAGCTGTCTCCAACCTTGGTAGTTCCAAAGGATTTGAAGGACTAGCAATTAGTCCTGACAAGAAAACCCTGTATCCTTTATTAGAAGGTACTGTTACTGGTGACCCTGCTGGTTCGCTGCGAATCTACAAATTTGATGTAGCATCTGAGCAGTTTCAAGGTCTACAAGGCTTCTATCATCTAGAAGACCCCAATAACTCCATTGGCGATTTTACTGCTGTTAACGAAAATGAATATCTCGTAATTGAGCGAGACAATGGTCAAGGTGATACTGCCAAGTTCAAGAAGATATTCAAAGTTGACTTATCCAAAAAAGATGCCAACGGCTTTGTTGTCAAAGAAGAAATCGCTGATTTACTGAATATTCAAGACCCCAATGACTTGAATAAAGATGGCAGCACTAAGTTTATCTTTCCCTTTCAAACCATTGAAGATGTGTTGGTACTGGATGCTAAAACTATTTTGGTTGCCAACGATAATAATTATCCTTTTTCAGAGGGACGAGTGAGGGGAATTGACAATAATGAAATCATCACTTTGGAACTAGAAAAACCGCTAAACTTGGCTACTCCAAATTTGACCAAGAATGATGACAATATCTTCAATATTTTTGGTGTTGGTGTCAAACAAACACTCCAACTTAGCCTCACGGGGTACACTTCTAATTTTGTAGATGAACTAGGAGTCTTTACAGTTGATGATGACGCTGGAAACATTAATGGGATTGCCCCAGATTCTCCAGAATATGCCAAAGCGGCTTTAGATAGAGCAAAGGTAATTTTCTCTGGCTTAGCCAATGCTCCCAATGGCTTTGATACTGATGTTACACGCCTGCTGCAATTTACAAATGGTGAGCAACTGAGATTTTATTTAGTCAGAAATAGTACAACTGATGCTGTAAAAGCCGGAGTCACTCCAACCTCAGACATACTATTTTCTAATGCCACAAATTTCCAAGCGAAAAACTTAGATAATAATGGCTTCTCTTTAGCTTGGGAAGATGGTTCTACTAACAACGCTGCTGACTTCAAGGATTTGGTTGTCAAAGTTCAACCAACAAATAAAGCTCTTCCTCTAGGTCTTAGTTTGCAAGGTTTACCACAAGGAGAACTCTTAGATTTACGGGATGTTACACAACAAGTAAATGCTAAATTCGTCGTTAATAGAGACGGTGGTTACAACAATTACATCAGCTTCTATCGAGTGGCTGATGAGAATGGTGGTATTGATACTAACGGTGATGATAAAGCAGATATTCTCGTAGGGCAAGCTGGTTATGCTCAAGCCGCCGTGCATGAGCGTGTTCCAGGAGTTGAGTTGACCGTGAATAACCAGGGTACAGCAACTTACACCAGCTCTTTTGAGCCTGGTTCCATCTTTGCACCATTAATTATTATCAATGGTAGACCAGAGGCAATTCTTGATAACAATCCTAATAACAATCCGGCGGTTTACTTCCCATTCTTGGGCGCTAACCCAGATAAAGTAGATCACATTAACTTGTTAGGGAATAACACCTTTGGCTTTGAGGATTTAGTAAAAGGCGGTGACAAAGACTATAACGATTTTATTGTGCAAGTTGATTTGAGTATTGCTTAA
- a CDS encoding beta-propeller fold lactonase family protein, protein MTENILNFVEVKKQDFDGVEGLSFPNYATLSPDGKFLYTASLGDSAVAVFGRDTITGKLSFVEFQEDETDGVDGLLGAYSLTISPDGNFLYATGVGDSAVVAFRRDSTTGKLSFIEFKEDDKDGIDGLGGANSVSISPDGKFLYATGAGESAVAVFRRDITTGKLSFVEVKKSELDAVDGLGGVNSVTISPDGKFLYTAGSDDSAVSVFGRDTTTGKLSFVEIQIDDTDGVDGLDGANSITISPDGNFLYASGGNESAIAVFRRNTATGRLSFLQVIKDDTDGVDGLGFANFVTVSPNGNFLYTSGGSDSAVAVFRRNKTTGKLSFVQVVKDDTDGVDGLSSVVSLTVSPDGKSLYAAGFGESAVSVFSISDNTQLLNDQDQDIFTIISKGDKARLKVELTGHSSQQLYELGVFTVDDEEGNIQGIAPGAAGYAEAALKRAKVIFSSLANLPNGFNGDLSSLLEYTSGDHLRFYLVRNSTTDSILAGKAAFTDVLIADPTNVKIQNLGNNGFSLAWKDSSADFQDLVANIQATDEELPLGASVQGQQQGELIDLRNVTQPVKAEFKVNREARYNNYVGFYQVVDESGGIDTNADGKPDILVGQPGYLEAAIRGRVAGIDLTVKNQRTATYVGTFEPGSIFAPFIIIYNTPDIFLDEDTKGDPAVYFPFLGANSDQTDHIRLLGNNTFGFEDLAYGGDRDFNDVIVRVNLSIT, encoded by the coding sequence ATGACAGAAAATATTCTAAATTTTGTAGAAGTTAAAAAACAGGATTTCGATGGTGTCGAAGGGCTGAGTTTTCCCAACTACGCCACCCTCAGTCCCGACGGGAAATTTCTCTATACTGCCTCGCTTGGTGACTCAGCGGTGGCAGTATTTGGGCGGGATACGATTACAGGTAAACTCAGTTTCGTAGAATTTCAAGAAGATGAGACAGATGGTGTAGATGGGCTGCTTGGTGCTTACTCTCTCACCATTAGCCCTGACGGCAATTTCCTCTATGCCACTGGCGTTGGTGACTCGGCGGTGGTAGCATTTCGGCGAGATTCGACCACAGGCAAACTCAGTTTTATAGAATTTAAAGAAGATGACAAAGACGGTATTGATGGGCTTGGTGGAGCCAACTCTGTCAGCATCAGCCCTGATGGTAAATTCCTCTATGCTACTGGAGCTGGTGAGTCAGCAGTAGCAGTATTTAGGCGGGATATAACCACAGGAAAACTCAGTTTTGTAGAAGTTAAAAAGAGTGAGCTTGATGCTGTTGATGGGCTGGGTGGTGTAAACTCTGTCACCATCAGCCCTGATGGTAAATTCCTTTATACTGCTGGCTCTGATGATTCGGCGGTATCGGTGTTTGGGCGAGATACGACTACAGGCAAACTCAGTTTCGTAGAAATTCAAATAGATGACACAGACGGTGTTGATGGGCTTGATGGTGCAAACTCCATTACCATCAGTCCTGACGGCAACTTCCTTTATGCTTCCGGAGGCAATGAGTCGGCAATAGCGGTATTTCGACGGAATACCGCTACAGGCAGGCTTAGTTTCCTACAAGTTATTAAAGATGACACAGACGGTGTTGATGGGCTTGGTTTTGCCAACTTTGTCACCGTCAGCCCTAACGGCAACTTTCTTTATACTTCCGGAGGTAGTGACTCAGCGGTAGCTGTGTTTCGGCGGAATAAGACTACAGGTAAGCTCAGTTTCGTACAAGTTGTCAAAGATGACACAGACGGTGTTGATGGGCTTAGTAGCGTCGTCTCTCTCACAGTCAGCCCTGACGGTAAATCTCTTTATGCAGCCGGATTTGGTGAATCTGCGGTGTCAGTGTTTAGTATCTCTGATAATACTCAACTGCTTAATGATCAAGATCAAGATATCTTCACCATCATAAGCAAGGGTGATAAAGCAAGACTTAAAGTTGAACTGACAGGGCATAGTTCTCAACAGTTATATGAACTGGGAGTATTTACTGTAGATGATGAAGAAGGCAACATTCAAGGTATTGCTCCTGGTGCTGCTGGTTACGCGGAAGCTGCCTTAAAACGTGCCAAAGTCATTTTCTCCTCGCTTGCCAATCTCCCCAATGGATTTAATGGCGACTTAAGCAGCCTACTGGAATATACTTCAGGTGATCATCTTAGATTTTACTTAGTACGCAACAGCACCACTGATTCTATTCTGGCTGGGAAAGCGGCTTTTACAGACGTACTGATTGCTGACCCAACCAATGTTAAGATACAAAACTTAGGTAATAATGGCTTCTCCCTAGCTTGGAAAGATAGTAGTGCTGACTTCCAGGATTTGGTTGCGAACATTCAAGCCACAGATGAAGAGTTACCTCTGGGCGCATCTGTGCAAGGACAGCAACAAGGAGAATTGATTGATTTACGGAATGTTACACAACCAGTAAAAGCTGAGTTTAAGGTCAATAGAGAAGCTAGATACAATAACTATGTGGGATTTTATCAGGTAGTTGATGAGAGTGGTGGGATTGACACTAACGCTGATGGTAAACCAGATATTCTAGTCGGACAACCTGGTTATCTTGAAGCTGCGATTCGCGGACGTGTTGCGGGTATTGATCTAACAGTGAAAAACCAACGCACTGCAACTTATGTAGGTACTTTTGAGCCTGGTTCTATCTTTGCACCATTTATTATTATTTATAATACACCCGATATATTTCTCGATGAAGACACCAAAGGTGATCCAGCAGTATATTTTCCATTCTTGGGTGCTAACTCTGACCAAACAGATCATATTCGTTTATTAGGGAATAACACCTTTGGCTTTGAGGATTTAGCCTATGGGGGTGACAGAGATTTTAACGATGTGATTGTGCGTGTCAACTTGAGCATTACTTAA
- a CDS encoding COP23 domain-containing protein, which translates to MSSHLLKFISLSGLGLALCLGNSVALAQYDPSGSTNDNDGVVVPTIPSGGTSTPSGTSIPIDRSTTTPRSPSVNSANRFSCQYYNGQYTVMYQPQSQPGQYFPWAAPAALGGGWNPQRRCEAIASRLELYRPDGLQELQTATENNENTVCVTTEANSSCRIVLTVPRDKDPYVVRNSVFQNLTTADSGQQTAAVNTYTSSGQGGANDLYNLGRTLLGNSNNPVSSSRSGINLKPFLDPKDGGNATKLRNGVAIRGQSKPTSTRQVPIRLNPGSFR; encoded by the coding sequence ATGTCATCACACCTGCTTAAGTTTATTTCGTTGAGCGGTCTTGGCTTAGCCCTATGTCTAGGAAATTCCGTCGCTCTTGCCCAATATGACCCTTCTGGCTCTACTAACGATAACGATGGTGTAGTAGTACCAACAATACCATCAGGTGGTACATCAACACCATCAGGCACATCAATACCAATAGACAGATCAACTACTACACCTCGTTCACCCAGCGTTAACAGTGCAAATCGGTTTAGCTGTCAGTATTACAACGGTCAGTACACCGTTATGTATCAGCCACAAAGTCAACCAGGTCAATACTTTCCTTGGGCGGCTCCTGCGGCTTTGGGTGGTGGTTGGAATCCACAAAGACGCTGTGAAGCCATTGCCAGTCGCTTGGAACTTTATCGCCCAGATGGCTTACAAGAACTCCAGACAGCAACAGAAAATAACGAGAACACAGTCTGCGTTACAACTGAAGCTAACTCTTCATGCCGGATTGTACTAACAGTACCCCGTGACAAAGACCCTTACGTTGTACGTAATAGCGTTTTTCAAAACTTGACAACTGCTGATAGCGGACAGCAGACCGCAGCTGTCAACACCTATACTAGTAGTGGACAGGGAGGAGCAAACGACCTATACAACTTAGGTCGCACACTTTTAGGCAATAGTAATAATCCGGTTAGCTCATCTAGAAGTGGGATAAATCTTAAACCTTTCCTCGATCCCAAAGATGGCGGTAATGCTACTAAGCTGCGGAATGGAGTGGCAATTCGTGGTCAATCTAAACCTACCTCCACTCGTCAAGTTCCCATTCGCTTAAATCCTGGTAGCTTCCGTTAA